One Thiomicrorhabdus sp. genomic region harbors:
- a CDS encoding HAD family hydrolase has product MALAIFDLDNTLIAGDSDYLWGEFLVQKGYVDAEAFAETNARFYEDYKNGSLDIYAYQRFALKPLSEQTMETLGEWHREFMQEFIEPIVLPKALDLVEKHKQQGDDIMIITATNTFITRPIGLRYGIRTLLGTEGEIKNGRYTGEVAGTPTFQEGKVTRLNEWLQQNHQNLEGSYFYSDSHNDLPLLKQVDHPVVVDGDEKLLAHAKANNWPTMSLR; this is encoded by the coding sequence ATGGCCTTAGCGATTTTCGATCTGGACAACACTCTGATCGCCGGAGACAGCGATTATCTTTGGGGAGAATTTTTAGTACAAAAAGGTTATGTCGATGCAGAAGCCTTCGCCGAAACCAACGCTCGATTCTACGAAGATTACAAAAACGGTTCGCTTGATATCTATGCCTACCAGAGATTTGCCTTAAAACCTTTGAGCGAACAAACAATGGAAACTCTGGGCGAATGGCACCGGGAATTCATGCAGGAATTTATCGAACCGATCGTTCTGCCAAAGGCACTGGATCTGGTAGAAAAACATAAGCAACAAGGTGACGACATTATGATTATCACCGCGACCAACACCTTTATCACCCGCCCGATCGGTTTGCGTTACGGAATTCGGACATTGCTGGGAACCGAAGGAGAAATCAAAAACGGACGTTATACCGGAGAGGTTGCCGGCACACCAACCTTTCAGGAAGGCAAAGTGACCCGATTGAATGAATGGTTACAGCAGAATCATCAAAATCTCGAAGGCAGCTACTTTTATTCCGACTCGCACAACGACCTGCCATTATTGAAACAGGTAGATCACCCTGTTGTCGTTGATGGCGATGAAAAATTGCTCGCTCATGCCAAAGCCAATAACTGGCCGACAATGTCTCTAAGATAA
- the aceF gene encoding dihydrolipoyllysine-residue acetyltransferase, which yields MSVEQIKIPDIGDFDAVEVIEVLVSEGDSVEVDDSLLTLESDKATMEIPSPFKGTVTKVAVCVGEKVSEGTYVLDIEVAAGTAAPAPAKEEKAAPAAPTPAPAAEAPKAAPAPQAAPAARAPASATSKPVNQQAMGAAFHASPSVRAFARKLGVDLTAVSGSGPKGRIQQTDVEAAIKAVMSGQAAAPGQAVTGGTGIPPIPGVDFSQFGETTTEELGRIKKISGKFLHASWLNVPHVTQFDECDITEMDQFRKDQKAAAEKQGIKLTPLVFVMKAVVKALQDFPSFNASLSEDGQSIIYKQYYNIGIAVDTPNGLVVPVVKDVDKKGVYELSKDLMEISAKARDGKLGPKDMSGGSFTISSLGGIGGTQFTPIVNAPEVAIMGLSKAKMQPVWNGKEFAPRLIMPFSVSYDHRAIDGAEGVRFTTAIGHYLSDLRQLIL from the coding sequence ATGTCAGTTGAACAAATTAAAATTCCGGATATCGGGGATTTCGACGCCGTTGAAGTCATTGAAGTTCTTGTATCCGAAGGCGATAGTGTAGAGGTGGATGATTCTCTGCTAACGCTTGAATCGGATAAAGCCACGATGGAAATTCCTTCGCCGTTTAAAGGCACCGTAACCAAGGTTGCGGTTTGCGTTGGCGAGAAAGTTTCCGAAGGCACCTATGTATTGGATATCGAAGTTGCCGCCGGTACGGCAGCTCCGGCTCCAGCCAAAGAAGAAAAAGCCGCTCCGGCAGCGCCAACGCCTGCACCGGCTGCAGAAGCCCCTAAAGCGGCACCTGCTCCACAAGCGGCTCCGGCAGCACGGGCGCCTGCATCGGCTACTTCCAAACCTGTTAATCAACAGGCGATGGGTGCGGCTTTTCACGCTTCGCCTTCCGTGCGTGCTTTCGCACGTAAATTGGGTGTTGATCTAACCGCTGTCAGCGGAAGCGGTCCGAAAGGCCGTATTCAGCAGACCGACGTTGAAGCAGCGATCAAGGCGGTCATGTCCGGACAGGCGGCGGCTCCGGGGCAAGCTGTTACCGGTGGCACCGGTATTCCTCCGATTCCGGGTGTGGATTTCAGCCAGTTTGGCGAAACCACGACCGAAGAGCTTGGACGAATCAAGAAAATCTCCGGTAAGTTCCTGCATGCAAGCTGGTTGAACGTACCGCACGTTACTCAGTTCGACGAGTGCGACATTACCGAAATGGATCAGTTCCGTAAGGATCAAAAAGCGGCTGCCGAGAAGCAGGGCATCAAATTGACCCCGCTGGTTTTCGTGATGAAAGCGGTGGTCAAAGCCTTGCAAGACTTCCCAAGCTTCAATGCGTCACTGTCGGAAGATGGTCAGTCGATTATCTACAAGCAGTACTACAACATCGGTATCGCGGTTGATACGCCGAACGGCCTGGTGGTTCCGGTTGTTAAGGATGTCGATAAGAAAGGCGTTTACGAGCTGTCTAAAGACCTGATGGAAATTTCCGCCAAAGCGCGTGACGGTAAGCTAGGACCGAAGGATATGTCCGGCGGTTCCTTCACAATCTCGTCTCTGGGCGGTATCGGCGGTACTCAGTTTACTCCGATCGTCAATGCGCCCGAAGTCGCGATTATGGGCTTGTCGAAAGCGAAAATGCAGCCGGTATGGAACGGTAAGGAATTCGCTCCTCGTCTGATTATGCCGTTCAGCGTTTCTTACGATCACCGTGCGATCGACGGTGCGGAAGGCGTACGTTTCACCACCGCGATTGGACACTACCTGTCCGATCTTCGTCAGCTAATTTTGTAA
- a CDS encoding RNA pyrophosphohydrolase, translating to MIDKDGYRPNVGIIIVNREGKLFWGKRIQQDAWQFPQGGIRSHETPQQAVFRELKEEVGLEPSDVRVIGRTQDWISYDLPKHLIRHHSQPLCIGQKQIWFMLGFDGDPGKINLNLHESPEFEDWDWVDYWRPVQEVVSFKQSVYHQALTELEQALHTFWLSD from the coding sequence ATGATCGATAAAGATGGCTATCGGCCAAATGTCGGCATTATTATTGTCAATAGAGAAGGGAAGCTGTTCTGGGGTAAACGAATACAACAAGATGCATGGCAATTTCCCCAAGGGGGGATTCGTTCTCACGAGACTCCGCAGCAGGCGGTTTTCCGCGAATTAAAAGAAGAGGTCGGACTGGAGCCTTCCGATGTACGGGTTATCGGCCGTACGCAGGACTGGATCAGTTACGATTTGCCAAAACATCTGATTCGTCATCACAGCCAACCGTTGTGTATTGGCCAGAAACAGATTTGGTTTATGCTCGGATTTGACGGAGATCCGGGTAAGATCAATCTTAACCTCCATGAATCACCGGAATTTGAGGACTGGGACTGGGTCGATTACTGGCGCCCGGTTCAGGAAGTTGTCAGCTTCAAGCAGTCGGTTTATCACCAGGCGTTAACCGAGCTTGAGCAGGCATTGCATACTTTCTGGTTAAGCGACTGA
- the ampD gene encoding 1,6-anhydro-N-acetylmuramyl-L-alanine amidase AmpD, which yields MKANMVQRTDYDGALCINRTSGLTDQAEWIPSPNCDARPSNMELELIVVHGISLPPDQFGGEAITQLFTNQLNPRQDPYFEKIKDLNVSAHVLIRRDGSLIQYVPFHKRAWHAGVSRFKGREACNDFSVGIELEGTDRHCYTASQYESLANLIKGLWQAYPSLHEKYIVGHCDIAPGRKTDPGPCFVWPALERLLDWKKTPL from the coding sequence TTGAAAGCGAATATGGTGCAGCGTACAGATTATGATGGTGCTTTGTGTATTAATCGAACCAGCGGGTTAACTGATCAAGCGGAATGGATTCCCAGTCCGAATTGCGATGCGCGCCCTTCGAACATGGAATTGGAACTGATTGTCGTCCACGGTATTAGTTTGCCGCCGGATCAGTTCGGAGGCGAAGCGATTACTCAGCTGTTCACCAACCAATTGAATCCTCGGCAGGATCCATACTTTGAAAAAATCAAAGATTTAAACGTTTCAGCACATGTTTTGATCCGCCGGGATGGTTCGCTGATTCAGTATGTTCCTTTTCATAAAAGAGCCTGGCATGCGGGTGTTTCCCGCTTTAAGGGACGTGAAGCCTGCAATGACTTTTCGGTGGGAATTGAGCTGGAGGGAACTGATCGACATTGCTACACGGCCAGCCAGTACGAAAGTTTAGCCAATCTGATTAAAGGTTTATGGCAGGCATATCCGAGTTTGCACGAAAAATATATCGTTGGTCATTGTGATATTGCTCCCGGTCGAAAAACCGACCCCGGGCCGTGTTTTGTCTGGCCTGCGCTGGAAAGATTGCTGGATTGGAAAAAAACACCTCTGTAA
- the lpdA gene encoding dihydrolipoyl dehydrogenase — MTKLVDIVIPDIGDFAEVEVIEVLVSGGDEVAQDDSLVTLESDKATMEIPAPFAGKVVSLTAEVGDKVSEGSIIGQMEIANTDTVAANVETSVAASAAPAEEPKAEEKAAPQAVSAEGIDADMHCEVLVLGSGPGGYTAAFRAADLGKKVVMIERYENIGGVCLNVGCIPSKALLHMSVVLNETREMGAHGITFAEPEIDTNKMRAYKDSVIGKLTGGLAGLAKARKVEVVQGYGKFSSSHTVTVDMADGSTKTIAFENAIIAAGSRVIKLPFIPHDDPRVMDSTDALELEEVPNRMLVIGGGIIGLEMAQVYDSLGANITVVELGETIIPGADKDITKPLLKQIQKKYENIYLNSKVTNVEAKEDGLEVTFEGKKCPEKDTFDRILVAVGRAPNGKLIDAEKAGVMVNDWGFIEVDERQKTNVDHIYAIGDIVGQPMLAHKAVHEGKVAAEVINGMPSAFTPMGIPSVAYTDPEVAWAGKTEEQLKAEGIEYEKGAFPWAASGRSLSLGRDEGMTKALFCAETHRLLGCGIVGPNAGELVAEAMLAIEMGADMQDIGLTIHPHPTLSETICFAAEMAEGTITDLMPPKKKK; from the coding sequence ATGACTAAATTGGTGGATATTGTTATTCCCGATATTGGTGATTTCGCCGAAGTCGAAGTGATCGAAGTATTGGTTTCCGGCGGCGATGAAGTCGCGCAGGACGATTCATTAGTCACTTTGGAATCCGATAAGGCGACAATGGAAATTCCGGCGCCTTTCGCCGGTAAAGTTGTTTCTTTAACTGCCGAAGTCGGCGATAAGGTTTCCGAAGGTTCAATTATCGGTCAGATGGAAATCGCCAATACCGATACGGTTGCCGCGAATGTCGAAACCTCGGTTGCGGCGTCTGCTGCTCCGGCTGAAGAACCGAAAGCCGAAGAAAAAGCAGCTCCGCAAGCGGTTTCTGCCGAAGGCATCGATGCCGACATGCACTGCGAAGTCCTGGTTTTGGGCTCCGGTCCTGGTGGATACACCGCCGCGTTCCGTGCCGCTGACCTTGGCAAAAAAGTGGTGATGATCGAGCGTTACGAAAACATCGGTGGTGTCTGCTTGAACGTTGGTTGTATTCCTTCCAAAGCATTGTTGCACATGTCTGTGGTACTGAACGAAACCCGTGAAATGGGTGCGCACGGTATTACCTTTGCCGAGCCGGAAATCGACACGAATAAAATGCGTGCCTATAAGGACAGTGTTATCGGTAAATTGACCGGTGGTCTGGCCGGTCTGGCGAAAGCGCGTAAAGTCGAAGTCGTGCAGGGTTACGGTAAATTCAGCTCGTCGCATACGGTTACCGTCGATATGGCGGATGGTTCGACTAAAACTATCGCCTTTGAAAATGCCATTATCGCTGCCGGTTCGCGTGTAATTAAGCTGCCGTTCATTCCGCATGACGATCCTCGCGTGATGGACTCAACCGATGCATTGGAACTGGAAGAAGTACCAAACCGCATGTTGGTTATCGGTGGCGGAATCATCGGTCTGGAAATGGCGCAGGTTTACGATTCTCTAGGAGCCAATATCACCGTCGTGGAATTGGGCGAGACGATTATCCCGGGTGCCGATAAAGACATTACCAAGCCGTTGTTGAAGCAGATTCAGAAGAAGTATGAAAACATCTATCTGAATTCGAAAGTGACCAATGTCGAAGCCAAAGAAGATGGCTTGGAAGTTACGTTTGAAGGCAAAAAATGCCCTGAAAAAGACACTTTCGACCGCATTCTGGTTGCTGTCGGCCGTGCGCCGAACGGCAAATTGATCGATGCTGAAAAAGCCGGTGTTATGGTTAACGACTGGGGCTTCATCGAAGTTGACGAACGTCAGAAAACCAATGTCGATCACATTTACGCGATCGGTGATATCGTCGGTCAGCCAATGCTGGCGCACAAAGCGGTTCACGAAGGTAAAGTTGCAGCTGAAGTGATTAACGGTATGCCGTCCGCCTTTACTCCTATGGGGATTCCGTCGGTTGCTTACACCGATCCGGAAGTTGCCTGGGCAGGTAAAACCGAAGAGCAGCTTAAAGCCGAAGGTATCGAATACGAAAAAGGTGCTTTCCCATGGGCCGCTTCCGGTCGTAGCTTGAGCCTGGGTCGTGATGAGGGGATGACCAAAGCACTATTCTGTGCAGAAACCCATCGTTTGCTAGGTTGTGGTATTGTTGGTCCGAACGCCGGTGAACTGGTTGCCGAAGCCATGCTGGCAATCGAGATGGGCGCGGATATGCAAGACATTGGTCTGACTATT
- a CDS encoding uracil-DNA glycosylase encodes MKKTDSIDCFKCRHFFVTWDQNAPRGCRAFGFKTRRLPSEVVLETSGEPCLKFQPKHPPDDDASTGKRDGWVA; translated from the coding sequence ATGAAAAAAACTGATTCAATTGACTGCTTCAAGTGCCGACATTTCTTCGTTACCTGGGATCAAAACGCCCCTCGCGGCTGCAGAGCCTTCGGCTTTAAAACCCGACGCCTGCCAAGCGAAGTGGTTCTGGAAACTTCGGGGGAGCCCTGTTTGAAATTTCAACCCAAGCATCCTCCCGACGATGACGCCTCAACCGGCAAACGCGACGGCTGGGTCGCATAG
- the aceE gene encoding pyruvate dehydrogenase (acetyl-transferring), homodimeric type has product MSEKFVDNDPQETQEWIDALEAVVSFEGTDKAQHIIASLIEKARVHGIDIPYSANTPYINTISPEEQANYPGDTSIEKKLRALLRWNAMAMVSRANKYTKVGGHIASYASSCTLYEVGMNHFFKGPKHEQGADMVFFQGHTAPGMYARSYMEGRLEADQLRNYRQEVDGNGLSSYPHPWLMSDYWQFPTVSMGLGPLMAIYQARFMKYMQARGLAETEGRKVWAFLGDGEMDEPESRGAIQLAKREKLDNLIFVINCNLQRLDGPVRGNDSIIQELEGMFRGAGWNVIKVIWGSGWDRLLQKDVTGKLVERMGEVPDGEYQAYKAKDGAFVREHFFGKYPETAALVADMTDDEIFKLTRGGHSPRKIYNAYKRATETKGQPNVILAKTIKGYGMGAYGEAANTAHQQKKLDKEGLKYFRDRFSVPISDEELEKDIPFYRPDESSDIMQYMKARRQELGGELPVRQDHAEPLPVPSMDTFKMLTEGTGDREMSTTMAFVRIISILLRDKVLGPRVVPIIPDEARTFGMEGLFRQVGIYDPAGQLYQPMDSDQLMWYKESANGQVFEEGINEAGSMANWIAASTAYANYGVSMIPFYIYYSMFGYQRIGDLAWAAGDSRARGFLIGGTAGRTTLEGEGLQHQDGHNLIQFDHVPNCISYDPTFAYEMAVIIRDGIKRMFHDKEDVYYYITGMNENYSHPAMPEGAEDGILKGLYSFKKSDSKHKQKVQLMGSGTIFLEVIAAAEMLESEWNVAADIWGVPSFNLLRRDGIEISRWNEMHPTQEPKVPYVTETLQGAQGPFIAATDYIRDYAERIRAYVPGDYHVLGTDGFGRSDTREQLRKFFEVNRYYVVVQALSALAKAGEISSDVVVKAMEKYGIDSEKTFPVHA; this is encoded by the coding sequence ATGAGCGAAAAGTTTGTAGACAATGATCCACAAGAAACACAAGAGTGGATTGACGCGCTTGAAGCAGTCGTTTCTTTCGAAGGGACTGATAAAGCGCAGCACATTATCGCTAGCCTGATCGAAAAAGCGCGTGTTCACGGTATTGATATTCCGTATTCGGCCAACACGCCTTACATCAACACCATCTCACCAGAAGAACAAGCGAACTATCCTGGCGATACTTCCATCGAGAAGAAACTCCGTGCTCTGTTACGCTGGAACGCGATGGCGATGGTTTCCCGCGCCAATAAATACACGAAAGTTGGCGGGCACATTGCTTCTTACGCATCAAGTTGTACCCTCTATGAAGTAGGGATGAACCACTTCTTCAAAGGCCCGAAACACGAACAAGGCGCCGACATGGTCTTCTTCCAGGGGCATACCGCTCCGGGTATGTATGCCCGTTCTTATATGGAAGGACGTCTGGAAGCTGATCAGTTGCGCAACTACCGTCAGGAAGTCGACGGCAACGGTCTTTCTTCCTATCCGCACCCTTGGTTGATGAGCGACTACTGGCAATTCCCGACCGTATCTATGGGACTTGGGCCTTTGATGGCAATCTATCAGGCTCGTTTTATGAAATACATGCAAGCGCGTGGTCTGGCAGAAACGGAAGGACGTAAAGTCTGGGCGTTCCTGGGTGACGGTGAAATGGATGAGCCGGAATCACGTGGTGCGATCCAGTTGGCAAAACGTGAAAAACTGGACAACCTGATCTTTGTTATCAACTGTAACCTGCAGCGTCTTGACGGCCCGGTTCGCGGTAACGACAGCATCATCCAGGAATTGGAAGGGATGTTCCGTGGTGCCGGTTGGAATGTTATCAAGGTTATCTGGGGTTCCGGTTGGGATCGCCTGTTGCAGAAAGATGTCACTGGTAAGCTGGTTGAACGTATGGGCGAAGTTCCGGACGGAGAATACCAGGCTTATAAGGCCAAAGACGGTGCTTTCGTTCGTGAACACTTCTTCGGTAAATATCCGGAAACGGCTGCGTTGGTTGCCGATATGACCGACGACGAAATTTTCAAGCTGACGCGCGGTGGCCACTCGCCACGCAAGATTTACAATGCTTATAAGCGAGCGACCGAGACGAAAGGTCAGCCAAATGTTATTTTGGCGAAAACCATCAAAGGTTACGGTATGGGGGCTTACGGTGAAGCGGCTAACACGGCTCACCAGCAGAAGAAACTGGATAAGGAAGGTTTAAAATACTTCCGTGATCGTTTCTCGGTACCGATTTCCGACGAAGAGTTGGAAAAAGACATTCCGTTCTATCGTCCGGACGAAAGCTCCGATATCATGCAATACATGAAAGCGCGTCGTCAGGAGTTGGGTGGTGAACTTCCGGTTCGTCAAGACCATGCCGAACCGCTTCCGGTTCCAAGCATGGATACCTTCAAAATGCTGACCGAAGGGACAGGGGATCGCGAAATGTCGACCACCATGGCATTTGTCCGCATTATCTCGATTCTGTTGCGCGATAAGGTGCTTGGCCCTCGCGTCGTGCCGATCATTCCGGATGAAGCTCGTACCTTCGGTATGGAAGGTCTGTTCCGTCAGGTCGGTATCTACGATCCGGCCGGTCAGCTGTACCAGCCGATGGATTCCGATCAGTTGATGTGGTACAAAGAATCTGCCAACGGTCAGGTATTCGAAGAAGGGATTAACGAAGCCGGTTCGATGGCGAACTGGATTGCAGCTTCCACTGCTTACGCCAACTACGGCGTCAGCATGATCCCGTTCTATATCTACTACTCAATGTTCGGTTACCAGCGTATCGGTGACTTGGCTTGGGCGGCCGGTGATTCGCGCGCCCGCGGTTTCCTGATTGGTGGGACTGCCGGTCGTACCACTCTGGAAGGGGAAGGTTTGCAACACCAGGACGGTCACAATCTGATCCAGTTTGACCACGTTCCAAACTGTATTTCGTACGACCCGACCTTCGCTTACGAAATGGCCGTGATTATCCGTGATGGTATTAAACGCATGTTCCACGATAAGGAAGACGTTTACTACTACATCACCGGCATGAACGAAAACTACTCGCACCCGGCCATGCCTGAAGGTGCCGAGGACGGTATTCTGAAAGGTCTGTACTCATTCAAAAAATCAGACTCTAAACACAAACAAAAAGTTCAACTGATGGGCTCCGGTACCATCTTCCTGGAAGTCATTGCAGCCGCTGAAATGCTGGAAAGCGAATGGAATGTTGCTGCCGACATCTGGGGTGTTCCAAGTTTCAACCTGTTGCGTCGCGACGGTATTGAAATTTCACGTTGGAACGAGATGCATCCGACTCAAGAGCCGAAGGTTCCTTATGTCACCGAAACGCTACAAGGTGCACAAGGTCCGTTCATCGCGGCAACTGACTATATCCGTGACTATGCCGAGCGTATCCGCGCCTATGTTCCTGGTGACTATCATGTTCTGGGTACCGACGGTTTTGGTCGTTCGGACACTCGTGAGCAATTGCGTAAGTTCTTCGAAGTGAACCGCTATTACGTAGTGGTACAAGCTTTGAGCGCTTTAGCAAAAGCGGGAGAAATCTCAAGCGATGTCGTTGTCAAAGCGATGGAAAAATACGGAATCGATAGCGAGAAAACCTTCCCGGTTCACGCTTAA
- the nadC gene encoding carboxylating nicotinate-nucleotide diphosphorylase — MKNIDYFDKLQQTVAVALAEDIGSGDLTAGLIDESTQAIADIVCRDHAVICGRPWFDEVFRQIDSDTRIEWFCTEGETVTPDTVICRLSGSARHILTAERSALNFLQTLSATATVSANYAQQLVHTDTRILDTRKTIPGLRLAQKYAVACGGADNHRIGLYDAILIKENHIMSAGSIAQAIGKAKQLHPGITVEVETENLDEVRQALDAKADIIMLDNFTLQMMHEAVALVNGNAKLEVSGNVELEQLPELAKTGVDYISSGAITKHLQAVDLSMRFKMAPLTGNHPE, encoded by the coding sequence ATGAAAAATATCGACTACTTTGACAAACTGCAACAAACCGTTGCCGTTGCCCTTGCCGAGGACATCGGAAGCGGCGACCTGACTGCCGGCTTGATCGACGAATCGACTCAGGCCATTGCCGACATTGTCTGCCGAGATCATGCCGTGATTTGCGGACGCCCGTGGTTCGACGAAGTATTTCGGCAAATCGATTCAGACACCCGCATCGAATGGTTCTGCACTGAGGGCGAAACGGTTACGCCTGACACCGTCATTTGCCGGTTGTCCGGCAGTGCGCGCCACATTCTAACGGCGGAACGCAGCGCTTTGAATTTTCTACAGACTCTGTCGGCAACGGCCACCGTCAGTGCAAACTATGCACAGCAACTGGTTCACACTGACACACGTATTCTGGACACACGAAAAACCATTCCCGGTCTACGTCTTGCACAAAAATACGCGGTCGCCTGCGGCGGGGCCGACAATCACAGAATCGGATTGTACGACGCGATCTTAATCAAAGAAAACCACATCATGTCTGCCGGCAGCATTGCTCAGGCCATTGGCAAGGCCAAACAGCTGCATCCCGGCATTACCGTTGAAGTCGAAACGGAAAACCTTGATGAAGTTCGTCAGGCACTGGATGCCAAAGCCGATATCATCATGCTTGACAATTTTACGCTGCAGATGATGCACGAGGCGGTTGCATTAGTAAACGGAAACGCTAAACTGGAAGTCTCCGGCAATGTGGAACTGGAACAACTGCCGGAACTGGCAAAAACCGGCGTTGACTATATTTCCAGCGGTGCAATCACCAAACACCTGCAAGCAGTCGACCTGTCAATGCGCTTTAAGATGGCGCCTCTGACCGGAAACCATCCCGAATAA
- a CDS encoding flavodoxin — protein sequence MSKVGLFYGTDTGNTERVADMIKQKMGADLVDVHDVATASAADFAAYDKIILGQPTWYYGELQSSWDDFWDDFKGVDFAGKTVACFGLGDQADYSEYFLDAMGMMHDIAVENGATPAGYMSTDGFEFDESKAVTEDEEFFVGLAIDEDQQPELTEERVSDWVAQVKEEFEL from the coding sequence ATGAGCAAAGTTGGCCTATTCTACGGAACGGATACCGGAAACACCGAACGTGTTGCAGATATGATCAAACAAAAAATGGGTGCGGATCTTGTTGACGTACATGATGTTGCAACAGCCAGTGCTGCGGACTTTGCCGCGTACGACAAAATCATTTTAGGGCAGCCGACCTGGTATTACGGTGAATTGCAGAGCAGCTGGGATGATTTCTGGGATGATTTCAAAGGCGTCGATTTTGCCGGCAAGACTGTGGCGTGTTTCGGCCTTGGTGATCAGGCGGATTATTCGGAATATTTTCTTGATGCCATGGGAATGATGCATGATATCGCCGTGGAAAACGGTGCGACTCCGGCCGGTTATATGTCGACCGACGGGTTTGAGTTTGATGAGTCCAAAGCGGTCACCGAAGATGAAGAGTTTTTTGTCGGGCTGGCAATTGATGAAGATCAGCAGCCGGAGCTGACCGAAGAGCGTGTCAGTGATTGGGTTGCTCAGGTGAAAGAAGAGTTTGAACTATAA